The DNA region TTTATTTCCTGTTTCCACACAAGGCCATTACGGGCCCGTTCAGCGAAACTCTGTTAAGGTGGGATCAGATCGGCCGGCACCGCAGAATTGCCGGAATCGGCGGATTGGATGTACATGCCAGGGGGATTTGGCCTGTGGTTGTTTTCTCTTACAAACGCACGTTTCAGACCGTGCTGACGCATGTCATTCTGGAGCAGCCGTTCACCAAAACATTTGAGCGGGATTCTGCCCTTATTTACGATGCTCTCAGAGAAGGGCATGCCTATATTGCGTACGAAAAAATGGGGGACCCCCGGGGATTTAAATTTACACTGGAAGGCCCCATAAATTTCGCCATTATGGGAGATGAAGTGTTCTTTGATCCGGAAGATGTGCTAACGGTGGAACTTCCGCAAAAGGCACAGGTTCGCATTTTAAGAAATGGCAAGCCGGTTATGGTTGGTTTTTCGGATGGATTAACCTTCCAAATTCGTGAGGCAGGTGTCTACCGCGTAGATGCCTATCGCGAGGGGAAACCCTGGATACTCTCTAATCCAATTTATGTAAGAAGCGTGACTGAAGGAGAAGATGAAATAGAGATCGATGAAGCGTATTAGCATAAACACGGCTCGTTTGATCCTGCTGACAGGAATCTATTTTTTCTTTTCTCTGGCAGGAA from Calditrichota bacterium includes:
- a CDS encoding CehA/McbA family metallohydrolase; translated protein: MTKKNKRVEFFDYRGAIHIHTHYSDGSGNLKKVIKSGLKTYLDFLIISDHDTLAPKEEGAEGWYDNLLLVLVGEEVSFGNEHVLALNINNPIPKDEKPEAGVQAIHKQKGLSFIVHPHGKYHIGIFRKNYEWNHWHLDRCDGIEVWSYMFDWIAKVSLLKLPFYFLFPHKAITGPFSETLLRWDQIGRHRRIAGIGGLDVHARGIWPVVVFSYKRTFQTVLTHVILEQPFTKTFERDSALIYDALREGHAYIAYEKMGDPRGFKFTLEGPINFAIMGDEVFFDPEDVLTVELPQKAQVRILRNGKPVMVGFSDGLTFQIREAGVYRVDAYREGKPWILSNPIYVRSVTEGEDEIEIDEAY